tacacacactcgcacatatatacacatatatacacacactcgcacacatatacacacactcgcacatatatacacacatatacacacactcgcacatatatacacacatatacacacacttgcacatatatacacacatatacacacactcgcacatatatacacacatatacacacactcgcacatatatacacacatatacacacactcgcacatatatacacacatatacacacactcgcacacatatacacacatatatacacacacttgcacacatatatatatacacacactcgcaCTTATATACACGCACtcgcacacatatacacactcgcacatatatacacacatatacacacactcgcacatatatacacacatatacccacactcacacacacatacacacatatatacacacacttgcacatatatatatatacacactcgcGCTCCTGCTCTTTGAGATGGTTTGTCTCTATACGAGGTCTGACATCTGTCAGTGCAGAAGGGGTTAATCAGCAGCTTGTTGTTCCAGACATGTGAGTCCTGAGCCCGCCAAACTGACACGGCCCCGCCCCTCAGTCCTCAGAGTCCGCCCTCAGTCCTCAGAGTCCGCCCTCAGTCCCCGCCCGTCCTCCCGTCTCCTGTATCTCCTCAGTGCCCTGGTGTTATagtttgtgccccccccccccctcccctgacatgaGCATTTTCTGGTTGCACCTGATATTCTAGATGTGCAGCATCTACACTCCATAATATGGACACTCTAGGAATATACACAGCTGctgtaagtatgtgccccccatgTTGTAtattcccctcccccccatatGTCTCGACGTTGCTCTTTCTGGTTGGACCGGTgcactgtattatgggggggggggtttattctATTGGTTATCATTGTTGTGTATCCTCATCATCTCCCGTTTTCTTCCCGTTGCAGCGTTCAATGCTGAGGGTTTGAGTCCAGCCGCACCGATGTCTGACGGAAGCCTCCCAGTTCGGAGGATCGGCACCAGAGCGGCGGTACGGCAAGAGGCCTCAAACATGGTGGAAACGGATACTGCTCCGTCCTCAGAGCCGGAACCTTCTGCTCCTCCGGAGACCAACACATCCGACAGCTCCCCAAAGATGGACGCCAAAGTGGAACCCAAGCAAGAGCCGATGGATACGTCACCCCCGGTGCCTGCTGAGGTGAGCACGGAGCCTCTGACGTCCACGACACCGACCATCCCCATCATCACCACCCTACAGCTCAAGGAGAACCTCATCCTCCCACCGCTCGGCCCCAGCCCCTTCACCGGCAGGAAGAGAAAAGCCAACTTCTCCAACGAGGAGACGGAGACGCTGGTCAGGGACGTGGTCAAACATTTCAGTGCCCTGTACGGGTCCGAGGCGCTGCGCACAGAGTCCACCCGCCGGAACCAGCGCCGCAGCCAGCTGTGGACCCAGATCCAGAAACACGTCAATGACCTGGGCTACACGCCCCGCAGCATCGACGACCTGAAACACAAGTGGCGAGACCTACGGCTGGAGGTCAAAAGGAAGATCACCCATCGGAGGACGGGCACCAAAGTGACCCCAACCCCGGGGACCAACCCCATTATTGACACTAAACTCACCCAACTAGAGGAACTGGTGGCCTCCACTATAGGACATCACTGCACGCTGGACGGGGAGCAGGAGGGAATGTACATGGAGCCAGGTAAGAGACCGGGGTGAGAGGTACTGGCACAGTCCTTATGTTACCACTAGGGGCactacatctcccacaatgcaccgcaGCAGAGCACGCAGTGTCCAGATACTGAACTCATACGGACCTGCACCAAGGGAGTACATGGGGAAAGTATGgttgtgaacgcagctctggatgtgactggagtataacacacATGATGCAGCTTAGTATCAGTCAAGGTGTCATCGATGTCTAACACCCTGCGGCAACTGCTGTGATTAGAAAGTACTTGAGGCTTAGCTGTGCAACCCCGTACATGCCGCAGTCAATAAAAACCACAGTGTGTGCGAGGACTGACACAACCACTAGTCACCCCAGTAACAAAATCATGGGAGCGTGTCGTCATGGcagcctgacatggctgataacagatagtaatagattgtattcccctgtcctacagtcggcctctcctgacatggctgataacagatagtaatagattgtattcccctgtcctacagtcggcctctcctgacatggctgataacagatagtaatagattgtattcccctgtcctacagtcggcctctcctctcctgacatggctgataacagatagtaatagattgtattcccctgtcctacagtcggcctctcccctcctgacatggctgataacagatagtaatagactgtatgGCTATAGATATGCAGCAAGTGTCCTGTCCCTTGTACTGTGTTTTGCGCTCTTCAGACTTGTcatcttcttctcttcttctccaGGTGTTCCCCGACAATCCATCTTCTTCTCGTGTAGAGGACCTACAGGATCTATAGGTGACCTGGGCGGTGACAGGTTGGGCAACACTGGTGAGTATCAGTATCTGCTGTATCTACATCCAGAGTCGGCAGGGTCTTACACCCATGTTGCTACTTCTACTTTCTgttttctcatctttttaaggttttttttttttttttaaaaacaaaatgtgaaaataaatatTTTGGGTCTGAAGACTTTCCGACTGTATATAAGGTGCGCCTTGTGCCCATTATTTAGGCCGGTACAGGAAGCGCCAGTCGTAAGCAGTTGATGTCTCCGATGACTTGGGGAGTGTAACCTTCTCTATGACGGGTTTTGTAGCAAGGGGTCACTTGTGGGTTTTTGGGTCTTTCCATGAGTTGTATCCTCTGATCTCTGTAGTTACGTTTCCTCTTTTATTCCGTTGACAGCGAGTCCGAGGCCGGAAATTTCGGTGGTGTCCCCTTTGGTCGGCGCACCTCCCACCCAGCTCTCCTTTGTCCATGTAACAGAAGACCTAGAGAATGGCGATCATGACATGGAGGTTACCCCAAATGTCCAGAATGTCCAGATCAAGGCCTTCCCGGAGAACTGGCCTGCTATGAAGGAGGTGTGTACGCTGGTAACCACCCAAAACCTGCTCCCTACAGCGCAGACTATCGTCACGGCCCCACCACAGATCCTGACAGTGAAGCAAGAGCTTGTGACTGCCCGGCCTCTCTTGGTTTCAGGACGTTGCGAATCTCAGAACTCCGTTGTTTCCTCCCCGGAAGGATCAGTGGGGAATCCAGCCGGGCAAACGGAGTCAAATGCTGGAGATAACGGAGGCGGCAACAGCAGCAACAGCTCGTCCACGTCCGTGGTCAAGGCAGGTGTGGATATGGTGCAGCTTAAGGTGGAGCACGAGGATGGAGACAGTCAGGATGGAGAGAAGACATCTCTTACACAAGATGAAGACAGAGGCAACTGGCAAGAGAATGCGGATGAGTGGGATAGACAGTCCCGATCCCCGCAGGGGAGTGACAATGCACAGGAGGACTCCCTGCCCTCCACATCCTCCCAGGATGGCGATCCCTCATCTGTAGGAGAACTTCCCACCAATGGAGACTGCTCCTTTGACCCAGACGATCGTAAAGCTCCTTGGAGATCTAATATGACTCGGCTGCTGGAGCTGGAGGAGCAGTGGGACCAGTTATATCACCGGGAGCTGGGAATATGGGAGGAGGAACGGCTCCAACAGCAGCAGCAACGTAACCAAGACCGGGAGCTGCAGCAGCAACTACTTGGTGTGTTGACGGACATTCGAGATGAACTGCGGCAGCTCAGGGAGGAAAGGGCCGCGGCCAGGCAGAATCAAGCCGCCGCCAACGGCTCTGCCTCGACAACTAACACATCCCCTACAGTAGCCATAACCCCCAAAGCTAGTACTGAGAGTCCTGCAGCAGCGGAGACGCCGGCAAAAAGCTCTCCAGTAGCCCCTGCAAAACGTAGAGGGCGACCCCGTCTGATCAGGCCGGCTCCGGAGCCTGTCCGCTCTATCAGGCCCGCACCAGGATCTGCCAATAGCTGAGCCTTGTCCCAATCCTGGACTATAGAATGCACTGGCCCCTCCCCCGCAATGGTTGGCGTGTAGTCCACACTGGACAAGAAGGATTCGTatcagaaatgcaacttttttttttttttgatgaaatATCGTCCCGTCtcggttattttttattttgtctaaCAGGAACAAAAAACAATTCCACAAGGTTTCTAGAAGAGTCCGTTTTGTATAGATCGAATTATAGGGGTCCCCGGCCCGTAGAGAGGTGTATATAGATCTGTTTTCCTACTACCCAGGCCTTAAGATAATTTTGTGCAACTGCATTCCAAGGATTAGTGGTATCACGAGGGGCGGATGGGAGTCCCCGACCATTACCCAACTTTATACCAGAGAGGTTTTTCACGCATTTTATTTTTCACGTTTTTTTCCGTTTTAATTAAGCCAAGTTCCCGCAGACCTAGAGGATGTAAATGCAGATATCGGGGAATGTCGCTTGTGTAGAGATCACTGTATTGTATAAAGCCGCTGGTCAGGTTAGAGGGAGGACGAGGAAGAGCTCCgagatgatatttttttttatttaaatctttTATTTTAAAGATAAACATTTCTAGTTTTCTATACTGAAATTCCCTTAGAGTAAGGTTTTTTGCAATCCAAAGGACGTCCCAATGGGACCCTGTTACTAAATCCTGACGTCCAGGGCGCCCCCTGGAGATGCATGAAAGGTAAGGACGGCTCCGAGGTCTGCCGAGAGCAACCAACGAGGGATGAGAAGGGATCGAACCCGAGAAGTTTTATTCTTGCATTAATGTTTCCTGTACTCGGCCAATGAATGGAACTTTTAATCATTTCATGCAAtaaaggattgttttttttttttgtttttttttaaaggtttttttcttgTGTGTGTTGAAAGAAAGTTTCAGGTTTATAATATGGCACGAAGAGTTAACTCTCCACTAGATGGTGAGAAAACATTGGTGGCTTCTTACTTGAATTATACTGGTCCTAAGTTATGTCAGGTTTTAGGgaatattcacacattgcagatttgGTGCAGAAATTTGAGACTGAAAAGTTGTTCaagtttattatactccagagctgcgctcactattctgccggtacagtcgctgtgtacatacattacattacttatcctgtattatactccagagctgcgctcactattctgctggtacagtcgctgtgtacatacattacattacttatcctgtattatactccagagctgcgctcactattctgccggtacagtcgctgtgtacatacattacattacttatcctgtattatactccagagctgcgctcactattctgccggtacagtcgctgtgtacatacattacattacttatcctgtattatactccagagctgcactcactattctgctggtacagtcactgtgtacatacattacattgcttatcctgcgttacaccccagagctgcgctcactattctgccgctgcagtcgctgtgtacatacattacattgcttatcctgcgttacaccccagagctgcgctcactattctgccgctgcagtcgctgtgtacatacattacattgcttatcctgcgttacaccccagagctgcgctcactattctgccgctgcagtcgctgtgtacatacattacattgcttatcctgcgttacaccccagagctgcgctcactattctgccgctgcagtcgctgtgtacatactaTCAGGGTAACTATATAACTTGGTCAGGACTAGTAGTTGGTTCTTCCTGAGTAGACATCCTGGGCCGCCATCTGGACtcatgatataagggtcagtacacactgcacatcacagcttgtgtatatcggggtagtcactgaccataTAAGACCTCGGGTGCTTTCTGGGTGGAGGAGAAGGTCTAGGTCTTCCATGTACCAGGAGTGGACAGCTGGGCTAGAGACGTCTTCATTCAGGAGATCTTAGCTGCAGCGAGCGCTCTCCCCACCCCGAGGTCTCCCCCAGATCTGGCACCCTTTGTGTTCCGGCCTCCATGTCTTGCCTTTCTTGTATTAGACTTCTCTCTCTCCATCCCCACAATTGCCCTCACAGCTCCGGACCGGCCTTGTCAATGTTCTCACAGATGTGCAGTGGCCATCTTTTCTCCGTGTCTCTTCGATCTCCTTACTCTTGGTCCCGTCTTCCACCTCACTTTACCTCTGctgcagataacactgaggcTATTGCAGCCAATGTCTGAGGTCTTGTCATCAACCTGAGATGACTTTTCTCCTCCATGTTCATGCCCAGCTAGTCATGGTTTACCGTCGCACACGGAAGGTCCATGACCACTGAtgtttggtaaaaggaaaatgtttgttttggtaccgtgttagccagtggttatgaaatataaaaaaaacaaaaaaactttgcaagtcttcagtaggtgataccttttttaatggctaactcataatgatgacagaatatgacgtttcgaagcttcctctgagctccttcttcagatatatctaaaaacactttctagaggctgcatatttataactggacacaggggtaggattacaggagggaggaagagtcttattactatatacttataacaacaaacaatcaattgccagatcccaggttcttatcttaatggctgtctcagttcagtaatctgtatagaaagacataaacccacgtgagatgttcattccactgtccagcgtctggaatagggtcatggccttgtactcataaatcagtcgctgtttccttgatttaaagttcccttttaagatcaagattttcatgtcactggtgatattatgatcttcctggcagaagtgttttggcacgggaagatcagttctctgttgtttgattgtatgacgatgggaattaattctcattctgagtttctgtccggtctctccatcatacagattatcagtgggacacttggtgcacattattacatacactacattaggtgttacaggtgaacgtacctggggttttatattccctgttagagttcagtatctttatcctgtcagtcgttagtatgtgagggcaggtcttgcaccttttctgtccacatggaaatgttcctttgttatttggaggtgacagtgagctgctaacaaccatatacCTGAGGTTTGgaggctgtctatagcacaggagaggggggtctggaaatatggatgttagacggtggtcttattgcagtagtggatgtaatttgcgtgtgattcctctcagcgtctccaggtgggggttacatgtgatgaccaggggcacccgattgttctcctgtttggtattgtattttaataactccgatcttggtattctcgtggccctgttaatttggttatcaactgttcttggatggtaaccctgcctcaagaatgtgtctctgaggtcTCCAAGGTGTtcatctctatctgcagggtctgaacatatgcgatggtatctgatggcctggctgtagacaatggagttctttatgtgtttcggatgaaagctatcccatcttaggtaggtagggcggtcattCGGCTTCCGATATAGTGATGTCtccattttgttgtcctgtatcttgatgactgcgtccaggaagtttatttcagagaagg
This genomic stretch from Leptodactylus fuscus isolate aLepFus1 chromosome 4, aLepFus1.hap2, whole genome shotgun sequence harbors:
- the LOC142201048 gene encoding uncharacterized protein LOC142201048 — encoded protein: MSDGSLPVRRIGTRAAVRQEASNMVETDTAPSSEPEPSAPPETNTSDSSPKMDAKVEPKQEPMDTSPPVPAEVSTEPLTSTTPTIPIITTLQLKENLILPPLGPSPFTGRKRKANFSNEETETLVRDVVKHFSALYGSEALRTESTRRNQRRSQLWTQIQKHVNDLGYTPRSIDDLKHKWRDLRLEVKRKITHRRTGTKVTPTPGTNPIIDTKLTQLEELVASTIGHHCTLDGEQEGMYMEPGVPRQSIFFSCRGPTGSIGDLGGDRLGNTASPRPEISVVSPLVGAPPTQLSFVHVTEDLENGDHDMEVTPNVQNVQIKAFPENWPAMKEVCTLVTTQNLLPTAQTIVTAPPQILTVKQELVTARPLLVSGRCESQNSVVSSPEGSVGNPAGQTESNAGDNGGGNSSNSSSTSVVKAGVDMVQLKVEHEDGDSQDGEKTSLTQDEDRGNWQENADEWDRQSRSPQGSDNAQEDSLPSTSSQDGDPSSVGELPTNGDCSFDPDDRKAPWRSNMTRLLELEEQWDQLYHRELGIWEEERLQQQQQRNQDRELQQQLLGVLTDIRDELRQLREERAAARQNQAAANGSASTTNTSPTVAITPKASTESPAAAETPAKSSPVAPAKRRGRPRLIRPAPEPVRSIRPAPGSANS